In a genomic window of Diabrotica undecimpunctata isolate CICGRU chromosome 2, icDiaUnde3, whole genome shotgun sequence:
- the LOC140433865 gene encoding uncharacterized protein encodes MANEANISEQDILKLKLRLEKTEPLCGEFDSIQSDIDISAEGELELQQTQDNERFTFKNNYFDSVALAKHLISKYDNSNSSNIPDNDNINLSSLPPMHLKTFSGNYEDWIEFRDTYIAMIHSNKKLDDMKKYYYLKGSLEGSAAQVIKEIKFGASYYNSAWNSLCERYDRAKMLIHKHVKALFNIETISKETSHKIRALVDEVSNHLQALENLNKSTDNWDLLLIHMITSKFDNNILRDWEKHTKEMQDETWSDLKRFLRDRADYLEKIEGKIEKQPSIQEKSGKFDAKQRSKGYARSFTSTSEFNGTSKGCVFCKGDHSIYSCEQFLRLSIFERRNFVNKAKLCLNCLRTGHIRSKCKLGPCRKCKQWHNTLIHEEISSNKHENNETIANNNTSLTTITALPSVQQTILSTACVKIADSRGKYHIARSLLDSGSQKSFITERFFNLLGFQGQATNLSITGISNQTSCSSRKCNICIESQYHYFKADVTFFILKEITSNLPATFVDNETLNIPSNIILADSKFLESRPIDILIGADLFWQLLCPNQIKINQYVFQETHLGWVASGQVGLSSLNNIRCHLSTSINLDLQMQLAKFWELEECQSTKILSTEEQFCEEHFKENTRRNENGRFIVRLPLKQSPESLGESKVQAEQRFYSLERKLKRNKSFRELYVQFMQEYQELNHMTAIEENDYPHPVYYMPHHGVLREQSLTTKLRVVFDCSAPTTSGLSLNHIQCVGPTLQDDLFSIIIRFRQHRYVVTADIEKMYRMITVDDECKNLQRILWRDDPSEPIKTFVLNTVTYGQACASYLAIRCLIQLATDNEKTFPEIAEIILRDFYVNDMLTGADTIKETQHICQTVSNILKAGCFNLRKWYSNDNKVLDGLQHSNDACILKFDPEEKAKTLGLTWSCNADLLHFEVETLPINKIPTKRSVLSSIAKIFDPLELLGPCTVLAKTIMQKLWLEKTSWDAPIPNDLAERWIKFQSELAQLSQVNLPRHAICKNYKYIEIHGFADSSSIAYGACIYLRSLDHDNQVHIHLLCSKSKVAPIKTISIPRLELCGALLLARLFNKVKQSLRITINETILWSDSTIVLSWIRTSPNLLNTFVSNRVSEIQSLTSNCKWRHVSSRDNPCDILSRGLFPSHILNHEIWWSGPPWLQLNESSWPTSKFDYILDLPELKQQNFTHLATASKLFPFERFSRLSHLKRVVAVCFRFKSNSLRSDKEKRSFNKFPISIDELDQAFHSLIRMSQKESFSNEIELLTNNKSIIKGKLASLNPFLDDKGLLRVGGRLINSSYEFNKIHPIVLDSKHKFCQLLFQFEHYRLMHLGPQPLVSHYPRTILAHRGQKTR; translated from the coding sequence ATGGCAAATGAGGCAAATATTTCAGAACaggacattttaaaattaaaattaagactaGAAAAGACAGAACCATTATGTGGGGAATTCGATAGTATTCAAAGCGATATCGATATCAGTGCTGAGGGAGAACTAGAATTACAACAAACTCAGGATAACGAAAGGTTCACtttcaaaaataattatttcgattCTGTGGCACTAGCCAAACACTTGATAAGCAAATACGATAATTCAAATTCAAGCAATATTCCTGATAATGACAATATAAATTTGAGTTCTTTGCCTCCAATGCATCTAAAAACATTTAGCGGTAACTACGAGGACTGGATCGAATTCCGCGATACTTACATAGCCATGATACACAGCAATAAAAAATTGGACgatatgaaaaaatattattatcttaAAGGTTCATTAGAAGGTTCCGCGGCACAAgtcattaaagaaattaaattcgGGGCTTCTTATTACAACAGTGCTTGGAACTCACTATGCGAAAGATACGATAGGGCTAAAATGTTAATTCACAAGCACGTAAAAGCACTTTTTAATATAGAAACAATAAGCAAAGAAACTTCACACAAAATACGAGCATTGGTTGATGAAGTTTCTAATCATTTGCAGGCATTagagaatttaaataaaagtacTGACAATTGGGATCTACTCTTGATTCATATGATTACATCTAAATTTGACAACAATATTTTACGTGATTGGGAAAAACATACTAAAGAGATGCAAGACGAAACGTGGAGCGATTTAAAGCGATTTCTAAGGGATCGTGCAGactatttagaaaaaatagaggGTAAGATTGAAAAGCAGCCTTCAATACAAGAGAAATCGGGTAAATTCGATGCCAAACAACGGTCTAAAGGGTATGCTCGAAGTTTTACTTCTACAAGCGAGTTTAACGGTACTAGCAAAGGTTGTGTTTTCTGCAAGGGCGATCATTCAATTTATTCCTGTGAGCAATTTCTTAGGCTTTCTATTTTTGAGAGGCGCAATTTTGTCAATAAAGCCAAATTATGTCTAAACTGCTTAAGAACAGGCCATATTCGTTCTAAATGCAAACTAGGACCTTGCCGAAAATGTAAGCAATGGCACAATACTCTTATTCATGAGGAAATCTCTAGTAATAAACATGAAAACAATGAAACTATAGCAAACAATAACACTTCTCTAACTACCATAACTGCATTGCCCTCTGTGCAGCAAACAATTTTATCAACTGCCTGTGTAAAAATAGCAGATTCGAGGGGAAAATATCACATTGCGCGTTCGCTTCTAGATTCAGGTTCTCAGAAATCATTCATAACCGAGCGCTTCTTCAATCTCTTAGGTTTTCAGGGTCAAGCTACCAATCTTTCTATCACTGGCATCAGCAATCAGACTTCTTGTTCTTCCAGAAAGTGCAATATATGTATAGAATCACAATATCACTATTTTAAGGCtgatgttacattttttattctaAAGGAAATAACTAGCAATCTACCTGCAACATTTGTCGATAATGAAACCTTGAATATCCCAAGCAATATTATCCTAGCGGATTCTAAGTTTCTCGAATCTAGACCTATTGACATTTTAATTGGGGCAGATCTATTTTGGCAACTATTATGTCCCAACCAAATCAAAATCAACCAGTACGTTTTCCAAGAGACTCATCTAGGATGGGTTGCATCGGGTCAGGTCGGCCTCTCTAGTTTAAACAATATCAGATGCCACCTCAGCACTAGCATTAATTTGGATTTGCAAATGCAATTAGCAAAATTTTGGGAATTGGAGGAATGCCAATCTACGAAGATTCTCTCCACTGAAGAGCAATTTTGTGAAGAGCACTTCAAGGAAAATACACGTCGTAACGAGAACGGTCGATTTATTGTGCGTCTTCCATTAAAGCAGTCACCAGAATCACTAGGTGAATCCAAGGTTCAAGCAGAACAGAGATTCTACAGCcttgaaagaaaactaaaaagaaataaatcattCCGTGAATTGTACGTTCAGTTCATGCAAGAATACCAAGAGCTTAATCACATGACTGCGATAGAAGAAAACGATTATCCTCATCCTGTATACTATATGCCACATCATGGAGTGCTTCGTGAACAAAGTTTGACTACCAAACTACGAGTAGTATTTGACTGTTCAGCACCGACCACATCAGGGTTGTCTTTGAACCATATTCAATGCGTCGGGCCTACCTTACAGGATGATCTATTTTCAATAATAATTAGATTTCGTCAGCACCGATATGTCGTAACAGCGGACATCGAGAAAATGTATCGCATGATTACtgttgacgatgaatgcaaaaaCTTACAAAGAATATTATGGAGGGACGATCCTTCCGAACCAATAAAAACATTTGTTCTAAACACCGTTACATACGGACAAGCATGTGCGTCTTACTTAGCAATAAGATGTCTCATCCAACTCGCCACAGACAATGAAAAAACTTTTCCCGAGATAGCGGAAATTATTCTGCGCGATTTCTACGTTAACGATATGCTTACTGGAGCAGACACTATTAAAGAAACCCAACATATTTGTCAAACCGTCTCAAACATTTTAAAGGCAGGTTGTTTTAATCTACGAAAATGGTATTCTAATGACAATAAAGTATTAGATGGCTTGCAGCATTCAAACGATGCATGTATTTTGAAGTTTGATCCAGAAGAAAAGGCAAAAACGCTTGGACTAACATGGTCATGTAATGCGGATTTACTACATTTTGAGGTGGAAACACTACCCATCAATAAAATTCCTACGAAGCGATCTGTTCTTTCTTCAATAGCCAAGATTTTTGATCCATTAGAACTTTTAGGTCCATGCACAGTGTTAGCCAAAACTATAATGCAAAAACTTTGGCTCGAGAAGACTTCTTGGGATGCACCCATTCCAAACGATTTAGCAGAACGTTGGATTAAATTCCAATCTGAATTAGCCCAGCTTAGTCAAGTCAATCTTCCTAGGCATGCCATATGTAAGAATTACAAATACATTGAAATTCATGGATTTGCCGATAGCTCTAGTATTGCATATGGGGCGTGCATTTATTTGCGTAGTCTAGATCATGACAATCAGGTCCACATTCATTTACTTTGCTCTAAGTCAAaggtagctccaataaaaacaatTAGTATCCCTAGGTTAGAGCTTTGCGGAGCACTTTTGTTAGCACGTTTATTCAATAAAGTGAAGCAATCTTTGAGAATAACAATAAACGAAACCATTTTATGGTCGGATTCTACTATAGTACTATCCTGGATTCGCACCAGTCCAAATTTACTGAACACATTCGTCAGTAATCGAGTATCCGAAATTCAATCTCTCACTTCCAATTGCAAATGGCGACACGTATCATCACGTGACAATCCATGTGACATCTTGTCCAGAGGTTTATTTCCCAGCCATATTTTAAATCACGAGATATGGTGGTCAGGTCCTCCATGGCTTCAGTTGAATGAATCCTCTTGGCCCACCTCAAAGTTCGACTATATTTTAGACCTACCAGAATTAAAGCAACAGAATTTCACTCATTTGGCCACTGCCTCAAAGTTATTTCCATTTGAGCGCTTTTCACGTCTTAGTCATTTAAAAAGAGTGGTTGCTGTGTGTTTTCGTTTCAAATCAAATTCTCTGCGCTCAGATAAGGAGAAAAGATCTTTTAATAAATTTCCTATTTCCATTGACGAATTAGATCAAGCTTTTCATTCATTAATTCGAATGTCACAAAAGGAATCTTTCTCAAATGAAATTGAACTCTTAACCAATAACAAATCAATAATTAAGGGCAAACTAGCTAGTCTAAACCCATTTTTGGACGATAAAGGACTTCTGCGGGTAGGCGGTCGTCTGATCAATTCTTCctatgaatttaataaaattcatcCTATCGTTTTAGACTCAAAGCACAAGTTTTGTCAGCTTCTTTTTCAATTTGAGCACTATAGATTAATGCATCTTGGTCCTCAGCCACTTGTTAGCCACTATCCGAGAACAATTCTGGCCCATCGGGGGCAGAAGACTCGCTAG
- the LOC140433866 gene encoding uncharacterized protein codes for MGNLPKERLNLSSPFSYTGVDYAGPFNIKTHKGRGGSIIKGYISLFICFTTKAVHMELVSSLSANEFLLALHRFVARRGKPIKIFSDNGTNFVGAFKELGTFLSNNELTLQKAYTQEAIS; via the coding sequence ATGGGTAACTTACCAAAGGAGCGCCTCAATTTGTCTAGTCCTTTTAGCTATACCGGAGTAGATTATGCTGGACCTTTCAATATCAAAACGCACAAGGGGCGTGGTGGTTCTATAATTAAAGGTTACATCAGCTTGTTTATCTGCTTCACTACAAAGGCGGTGCATATGGAACTTGTTTCAAGTCTTTCAGCAAACGAATTTTTACTTGCTCTTCATAGATTTGTTGCACGGAGGGGCAAGCCTATAAAGATATTTTCCGACAACGGAACTAATTTTGTTGGGGCATTTAAAGAGTTAGGTACTTTTCTTTCTAATAACGAACTAACCTTGCAGAAAGCATATACTCAAGAAGCTATTTCATGA